The following are encoded in a window of Providencia rettgeri genomic DNA:
- a CDS encoding Tm-1-like ATP-binding domain-containing protein, whose product MEKHPGFIYVATTLDTKSAELFYVSELIQRAGLAVRTVDLTTQPTPLEKDADISAHTVASFHPLGPEAVFCGDRGKAIEAMAHAFSLYIAAQTDVAAILGLGGSGGTALITPAMQVLPVGIPKLMVSTMASGDISGYIGASDISMMYSVTDVSGLNIISRKVLKNAANQIAGAVWFNQEDEKNIDIKPAIALTMFGVTTPCVQQLTAQLEEQYDCLVFHATGSGGKAMEKLIDSRLLHSVLDMTTTEVCDHLFGGVLACDEDRFGAIQRTQTPCVMSCGALDMVNFGRPTTVPEKYQDRLFYHHNAQVTLMRTTKEENQQMGRWIADKLNRCDGEVRFIVPTSGFSALDSEGAPFWDPIADQAFIDALTENLITTEKRQLILSPYHINSHEFCEQVIQLHQEILNK is encoded by the coding sequence ATGGAAAAGCACCCAGGTTTTATTTATGTCGCCACAACGCTGGATACAAAAAGCGCTGAACTCTTTTATGTTAGCGAATTAATCCAACGCGCAGGGCTAGCAGTTCGCACCGTTGACTTAACGACTCAACCAACACCATTAGAAAAAGACGCCGACATTAGCGCACACACTGTCGCAAGTTTTCACCCTTTAGGCCCAGAAGCGGTTTTTTGTGGTGATCGTGGCAAGGCGATTGAAGCCATGGCACACGCTTTTAGCTTGTACATTGCAGCACAAACCGATGTTGCAGCAATCCTTGGCTTAGGGGGCTCAGGGGGCACTGCTTTAATCACCCCAGCAATGCAAGTGCTTCCTGTCGGGATCCCCAAATTAATGGTTTCGACCATGGCTTCCGGTGATATTTCAGGTTATATCGGTGCGAGTGATATTTCCATGATGTACTCTGTCACCGATGTCTCCGGCTTGAATATCATCTCGCGTAAGGTATTAAAAAACGCCGCAAATCAAATTGCAGGGGCTGTCTGGTTTAATCAAGAAGATGAAAAAAATATCGATATTAAACCTGCGATTGCCCTAACTATGTTTGGCGTGACAACCCCTTGTGTTCAACAACTTACCGCACAATTAGAAGAACAGTATGACTGCCTCGTGTTTCATGCAACAGGTAGTGGCGGTAAAGCGATGGAAAAATTGATTGATAGTCGCTTACTGCATTCCGTGTTGGATATGACTACAACGGAAGTCTGTGACCATTTATTTGGGGGTGTTTTAGCTTGCGATGAAGATAGGTTTGGTGCTATCCAACGCACACAAACACCTTGTGTAATGTCATGTGGCGCGCTGGATATGGTGAACTTTGGTCGCCCCACCACCGTGCCAGAAAAATACCAAGACCGCTTATTCTACCATCATAATGCGCAAGTTACGTTAATGAGAACGACAAAAGAAGAAAACCAACAAATGGGTCGTTGGATTGCTGATAAATTAAACCGTTGTGATGGCGAAGTTCGTTTTATTGTTCCAACATCAGGGTTCTCCGCGTTAGATAGTGAAGGCGCACCGTTCTGGGATCCTATCGCAGATCAGGCGTTTATTGATGCACTAACAGAAAACCTTATAACAACAGAAAAAAGACAACTTATTTTGAGTCCTTATCACATTAATTCCCATGAGTTTTGTGAACAGGTTATTCAGCTACACCAGGAAATTTTGAACAAATAA
- a CDS encoding TetR/AcrR family transcriptional regulator has product MPKTHSVSEYKGTRKRTYVLLVTTALDLFEKGAMPSVSELALEAGVSRATAYRYFPTQTDLITATVNESLGPILTWRPQSEKTEERIDELLTFAFPRMFEHEGALRAALQASLQQWAQGRSAPQDAKNKQFERGNRKDILAMVTTPMKSEYPQEIVDRVIKAFSVIYGSEIFLVLKDIWKMDNQQVTELAQWMAKAIMNQAVADNAKGKK; this is encoded by the coding sequence ATGCCGAAAACTCATTCAGTTTCAGAATATAAAGGAACGCGAAAACGGACTTATGTATTATTGGTTACCACGGCTTTAGATCTATTTGAAAAAGGCGCAATGCCCTCTGTTTCTGAGCTGGCGCTTGAAGCAGGGGTTTCTCGTGCAACGGCTTATCGTTATTTCCCGACTCAAACTGATTTAATTACGGCAACAGTGAATGAGAGTTTAGGGCCTATTTTAACTTGGCGTCCACAGAGTGAAAAAACGGAAGAGCGCATTGATGAATTGCTGACTTTTGCCTTCCCTCGAATGTTTGAACACGAAGGCGCTTTAAGAGCTGCATTACAAGCCTCATTACAGCAATGGGCTCAAGGGCGTTCTGCGCCACAGGATGCCAAAAACAAGCAATTTGAGCGTGGAAACCGTAAAGATATTTTAGCGATGGTCACAACACCAATGAAATCAGAATATCCGCAAGAAATTGTGGATAGGGTAATCAAGGCATTTTCAGTAATATATGGTTCAGAAATTTTCTTGGTATTAAAAGATATTTGGAAGATGGATAACCAGCAGGTTACAGAATTGGCTCAGTGGATGGCGAAAGCGATAATGAACCAAGCAGTAGCAGATAATGCTAAAGGTAAAAAATAA